One Glycine max cultivar Williams 82 chromosome 1, Glycine_max_v4.0, whole genome shotgun sequence genomic window, GTCAAGCCAACACCTCAAGTGACAAGATTCCTGGTGCTTCGTCCTCATTTGATGCTGAAATAAACTCTTCAGTACGCCAAGATTCTCTGCTCTTGAAGTTATCAACGGAATACGCACGGGAAGATGTGCTTAAATCCATTGAAGAGAACCCTCTGCTGCTTTGGCACCTGaactttttgaagaaattgcacaACCCCCTTACCTCTGATGAGATCTAGGCAAAGTTATCCAAATCGAGGCCATCATTGACCAATTTGCAAGTGCTGTGCAGAAAAAACGCGAAAATGGCACAGACTAGATGCCCAGAAACAGGCACATACCTTCTGCTCGAGAAAGCCCGAGCTGCTCAACATGAAGTCGAACGTCTCACCAAAGAGGCGAAAGAAGGTCTTCTGAGATCAAAGCCTGTGATGATAACATCTCCTCCTGGGAGGCAACTATTACGAATTTGCTGCTCAGGTCGATGATCTAAGGCAGAAAATTGTACAGAGCAGGCCAAACGCAAGGAACTCCAGGAGAAGGCCGCTAACTCGATTCAGAAACTGGTTGATGAAAAAGGGAGGGAAGGCCTGAAGGCCTTTAGTGCATCTCAGCTATAGCAGATGAGGCAAGGTTATGGAGAGTGCTGACCAGGTCTTAACTAAAGAGATGGCCCCTTGAAAAAGCTGTATGGGATTTGGTCATGAATTAGTAGaattatgatttctttatttcgaATTCTGTATTTCGATTCtacttttgatgtaatattgaCAATGCCCTTTGTGGCAATTTACTGTTATCGCCATTTTTATGTTTCCAGTATTTCTCTtattctatgcttattttaactTCGAGCAGtgttggtttatattttttcaaatacttaCCATTTATACTCAAAGTACGTTTCTGAGGGGTTAGCTCCTCTAACTCATAAGCACCATTCGAATAgatctgaattattttaaacGGTCCTTCCCAATTTGGGGACCATTTGCCCAAGGCTCGATCCTTACTATCCATGGGCAGGATAACCTTCCAAACTAAATCTCCAACATTAAAAGTTTTTGACTTCACTTTCCTTATTATAAGCCTTAgcaattctttctttttgtttagtcAAAACTTCTAATGCTCTTAATCTCTCCTCATCTAAATCAACCAATTCATCTGACatcattttccaataatggtcgaTTGGAATGTCCATTTGTTTTTGTACCCTGGCTGATTGCAAATAAGTCAGTCGAAATGGGGTAGTATTAGTTGATTCCTTAGGAGAATTTCTACATGCCCATAGAACTTGATCTAACGTTTTATTCCAATTTCTTGGCTTTTGGGCaatgtgttttttaatcaagttaattacaatcttattggccgcttcgacCTGACCATTTGCTTGCGCGTAATATGGTGTTGAGGTTAATAATCGAAAGCCAGTTTCTTGGGCAAATTCTTGCATTTTTCTTCCAGTAAAAACTGAACCTTGATCAGTGGTAATTGTTTCGGGAATACCATacctataaataatatgattttgaaTGAAACTAATTACTGCTTCTTGATCAACATTTGGCAAAGGGACTGCTTCGATCCATTTTGTAAAGTAATCGACACCAACTATGATATAACGCTGGTTCTTAGAAGAAGCAGGCTTGATTTCACCAATTAGGTCCAAAGCCCATCCTCTGAAAGGCCAAGGTTTGATTATGGAGTGTAACTCACTAGCAGGTACATGCTGTATCCCTGCATGCTTTTGGCATTCCTGACAGCCTTTAGCAAATTCTATGCAGTCTTTTAACATCGAAGGCCAATACAAACCTTGTCGAAATAAAAGCCATTTCATTTTATGGCCTGCTTGATGTGATCCACAGGCCCCACTGTGAACATGGGAAACTGCCAAGTATGCTTCTGATTCACTTAGACATTTTAGCAACACTCCTTCTGCAGTCTTTTTAAACAAATCATTTCCCATAACCACGTAATTTAAAGCCCTATATTTGACCTTTCGAGCCACATTGCCTATTGGATTTTCCAAATATTCAACAATGGACTTTCTCCAATCATTATCTAACATATTGTCAATggccaaaatttgaattttttcctgGAGATCATCcatgctttcatcttcattattTTGTGGTGTACTTGCCCCCACAAGTTTTGGCATTGGCAATTTAGTGCTTAATGGCTCTGGTAACACcagtttatcttttatttcgaTCAACTGAGTTAACTTTTCCTTCGACATTTTGTACCCTGAAGCTATTTGGGCTAaatcatttgcttcttggttttcTTGTCGAGGTATATGCTCAATGTTAATGTAATCGAAATGATTCAGAAGAGAACTTgctataacaaaatattttgctaAATGTTCATTAACACATTTGTATTCTTGTGTTAATTGCCTCAACACTAATTCTGAATCACCCCTTATGTTAACATTTCTTGCCCCCAggctaattaaaatttcaaggcCTGTAATTAGAGCCTCATACTCAGCCTCATTATTAGAACAAAGccctttgattttatatttgaatttagttGGAACTTTATTGGGGGATATTATTAAAACTCCAATTCCAGTTCCATGTTTGTGTTTCGAACCATCGAAATACAAAATCCAAGGCTCTGTATCGACATAGTCTTGCGGCATTTCGATCACTGAGTGATCTACAATAAAATCTGCCACAATTTGACCCTTAACAGATTTCAAAGGCTTGTACGTTAAAGAATATTCTGTTAATGCTAAAGCCCATTTTCCAATTCTACTGTGTAAAATAGGTTTTGACAACATGtgcttaataatatcataatgagAATATACATAAACATCAACAGGCTTTATATATTGCTTAAGTTTTGCACAAGAGAAATACAAACAAAGACAAAGTTTTTCTATGGCAGTATATCTAGTTTCTGCATCATTTAGTACACGACTAAGATAATAAATTGCATGCTCTACGCCATCATCATCTTCCTGAGCCAACATGCTACCAATGGTCTTGTCAGACGCAGCAATATACAACTTCATAGTCTTGTTTCGACTAGGAGGCATTAACACAGGAGGCTTGATCAgatattctttaatttcatcGAAAGCCTTTTGATGCTCTTCATTCCATTTGAATGGTTCATCTTTCTTGAGTCGAAGTAATGGCGAAAAAGTTTAAGCTTTGCCACTTAGATTCGAGATGAATCGCCTCAAGAAGTTGATTTTTCCTAGCAAAGACTGAAGCTGTTTTTTGGTCGAAGGAGGCTTCGTCTCAAGAATAGCCTTtgtcttattttgatttatctcAATGCCTTTTTTATGCACCACAAAACCAAGGAAATCTCCTGCATGCACACAAAAAGCACACTTTAATGGATTCATTTTTAATCCATGTTTCCTCATTCGTTCGAAAGATTGCCTAAGGTAATCCAAATGGCTATCTTCCGAGGAAGATTTGatgattatatcatcaatataaaCTTGCATAAATGTgtcaataaaatcatgaaacatGGAATTCATGGCCCTTTGATAAgtggccccagcatttttcaaccCAAAGGGCATAACTACCCATTCATAAGTGCCTAAAGCACCAGGGCATCGAAATGCTGTTTTTGACACATCACTTTCAGCAATAAATATTTGGTTATAACCAGAATAACCATCTAACATGCTTAAAAATTCGAAACCAGCTGCTGAATCTACCAACATTTCTGCTACTGGCATAGCATATTCATCTTTAGGTGTAGCATTATTTAAATCCCTAAAATCTATGCATACTCTAAGAGTTCCATTCTTTTTAATGACAGGGACTATATTTGCTAACCATTCGACATACCTGGCAGATATGATGAATTTACTCCTCAGCAGCCTTTCGATCTCTTCCTTAATCTTGGACATGATTTCTGGTGCGAATCTTCTTGGTAGTTGTTTTACTGGTCTTTTTCCATCCTTAATAGATAATTTCATTTCGACCATTTCTCTGCTTAACCCAGGCATTTCGTGGTAATCCCAAGCAAAACAGTCTTTAAATTCTCTAAGAAGAGGCACCAGCTTTTCTTTTAGACTTGAGGTGATATTGGCACTGATATAGGTTGGCCTTTTTATCGAGCCATCTCCAATGTCGATCTCCTCCAAAGGATCTTGAGCCTGCATCTTTGGCGCCTCACTTATGggatttttttcaaaacccAGTGGCTCATCATCATAAATGCAGTCCAGTCTTCGatcctttgtttctttgttttcatgatCTTCGATCTTGGCTTCAACTGCCATATTTTGTTGGGATTCAGCCTCAAGGGCCGTATTTAGTCTATTTTCGGCCATATAAGCCGTAATTCTGGCCCATGCAGTGGCCTTAGGCATATTAATCTTCACATATATTCCACCCAGTTGGTGGAATGACTCCATCTTTAGAGGAAACAGCATCAATTTCCTCCCTCTCCCATATAAACCCATGGGTAGGATGGAGTTTGACAGAGTGGATAACATTGTCACTTGGCTCGAAAGCAGTCTCCTTGTCACCACAAGGTGCTATGTTAGCCAAATTTTTGTCAAAAGTTTGTGGAGTAACATTATCAACCTCTGACTTATAGAAGCTTTGATCTGCCTCTATATTTTCAACAATCCCATCCTCCCTCCAAATAATGAGTTTCTGGTGGAGAGTAGATGGCACAGCCCCAACTCCATGGATTcattcccttcctaatagcaAGTTAAAATTAGCCTTGGACTGTATCACCAGGAATAGAGTTGGTCGAACTATACTGCCTACAGCAACATCTACTTGAATGGCTCCCAAAGAATAGCCAGTTTTGCCCTCATAATTAGAGAGCACAATGTTGTGGGCAGATAGATCAGTGTCATGTTTCCCGATCTTGTAGAGCATAGATCGAGGCATTAAGTTGACAGCCGCTCCTCCATCTATGAGCACTTTGTTGATTCCAACATTCTCAACTTTTGCCCTGATGAAAAGAGGTTTGAGATGACTTTTCATTTGAAAGTCTGGCTTTTCGAAATAAGCTAATTGTTCTTCCACACAGCCATTGTTCATAACATAGTAGCACACTGGCTTTGGGTCAGCCATATCAAAATGATCGAACTCATCTTCGATCTCAGTAACCTCAGACTGTACATCATATTCAGATGGCAAGATAGATACCACACAGATGACATCAAAGTCTGGTTCAGAATCCAGTAGATCCTCATCCTCCATCTTATCTTCATCCACTGGAGGCAGGAGTCTCTCTTTTACTGGCCTCCTAGACACTTCTTTATACTGGCCCGTTTGCAGATTCTGTTGGGCCAATTTCCTCTGACGCTGGAACCTGCGCCATTGGGTCCTCGTCATAGGATTCTTTCCTTTGTAATTGTTCCTATAAGAGTACCTATTAGCCTCCTGTAGGCCAATTTGCTTCGTTCCACTCGAACCACCTACTTCCATGGCCCCTTTGTTGAACCTTATGAGTCCCTGGTGCATCCATTTTTCGACCGGAACTGAACCAGGAGGAGCGAAAGTATTCCTTCGACCAGACTTTTGATTACTGTTCGACTGCACCATAACCCTTTTGCCTTTATCGAAATGTTGGTTCTGCTCTGCCCCCTTGTTAATAACTTGGTATTTTTTTAGGCCCTCAGTAGCCTCCCTATCACATACTGCACTGCAGCGAGGGCAGAGCATCACACTCTTGCTTTCGAGTTTGCATCTGTTCAAGAAATCAATTAGATCCTCCTCAGCCTGAGGATACACAACCTTCATTTGTTCGTTGTAATCCTCTTCAGATATGCCCTGAACTTGCACCTGAGACAACTCCATTGTTTCGACCATCATTATTTCTTGGGGTTCTGCATAGAGAGTTTCAGCAGCTTTGGATGTTTCAGCATTTGCCTGGGCAACCTTTGGTTTCTCACCAAATTTGAGCCTCCCTTCGTTGAGAGCCTTTTgaaccaaatccctgaaaagaaCACAACGTGAGGTTTTATGGCCaaggaaattatgaaatttacaataacccCTTTTCTTCTGTTGTTCGATTGGGGGTACTTTCAAGCCCTTAGGAACAACAATTTGGCCATCTGTgactaataaatcaaatatttcatcacatttagttatgtcaaatgtataagttttagacacaaatttatcatttttaggtTCAACAGGGTTTTTTCCATTGGAAGGTCTAAGGAGTTTACAAACATAAGGAGGTCCAGGTTTTAATTCTGCTAAATCAACCTCATTGTCCTCGATATCTTCATAAATAATATCGAACTCCTGGTCACTGTCATTGGTTTCAACATATGCAACCTTTTCCTTCTTGTGGAACTTAGAATTTCTAGCCTTTTCAGCCTTCAATCGTTCGAGTTGTCGAACTCTATCAGCCAATTGAGCCATATCCCTTAAATACTGGGTATCTAATTTCTTTCTAATCGAATAGTCTAGGCCACCAGCAGCCATTTCGACTAATTCATGTTCAGGGACTTGGGTGAAACACCTTGCCTTTAAGAGTCTGAATCTGTTCAAATAATCATCAATTGATTCAGGTGCCTTACGTCGAACGCTGGCTAATTCTTTAAGGCTTATCTTAGACTGTCCCATATAGAATTGCTCATGGAAAATCCTTTCCAATTGGTTCCAATTATGTATGGAATGAGGAGGAAGGGTAGTAAACCATGTAAAAGCATTTTTAGTTAAGGAATTAGGGAAAtatttcattcttaaattttcattattagccAAGTCCCCTGCCTCGACCAAATATCTAGCAACGTGTTCGACAGTGGACTCATTTGTCTCTCCTGCAAACTTAGTAAACTTAGGGATTttcacaccccttggtaattctGTCTGTAACACATACTCAGATAATGGAGACACAAAATTGGGCCTGTGAAAGCCCAAGTTCAAACCATTCTGTACTAAAATTGTTTCGACCATTTGGGCCAGGTTATTCTGCCTATCGAAACGGTTTTGTTGAATATTCCCTATTACTTCATCAGCATTTTGGCTTCTATTTACCAATACTATACCAGGGTTTGGTTCGACCTGTTGGGCTGGTGGCTCTACGCGTGCCACTGGTTGTGGTGCTTGAGCCATTTGCATCCCTGGGTTGTTAGGCATCTGTATCTCTTGGACAGGCGCCTGTATTTGGATCTGTCGAATTGGTGGTTGCTGTATGGGTGGTGCCCCAAAAAAGTCAGCAATTCGACTTATTTGATTTGTTAACATTTGGTAACTGtcatttgtattttgaattaagGGGTTAATGATAGttcctatttgttgtgttaACATGTTAACCATATCATGGTTACTTTCATCCATTTGTTGTCTGAGTGACAAAACGGATGTATTGGTTAAATTTTGAggaattaccctaccttgattgccCGCTACAGACCCTGATGGAGAGAACATATTAAGATTCTCTACGTTTGGTTGAGAATTTTGCAGCCCTGCCATCAAAGATGTAGGCATGCCATATAGAGGGTTTTGAGGCGGTCGAAAGGGACTTCCACTGGGATTCCCTAAACTGGGGTTATTCCATGGGGCAAAAGCAGACGCTGACGTGGTCGAACTTGCCAACGTCATGTTGGTCATGGGAGAAGTTACCCCTGTCTGATTCATAACCGTCGAAGCGGTCGAACTTATCGTGCCAACAGTTTGGTCAGGAATTGCTCCTATGCCAGAGTTTATATTGGCATTACTGACAGATGTCTGCGTTGGTTGTCCCTCCATATTCGGAAGGTCATTGTTTTGATTATTTGGGGGTGGTCTAGCCATCTTTGTACGAGTTTTAAATTCCGTTAAGTGTGGAACAGATTTCCcacttcttaaatgcatacaaGATCAAAACAATTAAGAGTGCAATAAACCAACAGCACTGAAtaaaactttaataataatttaaagcaGAAACACACAATTGACTCGTCCCACCGGGCGTGCCAATTTGTTTACGCTGAAATTTGGTAAACAATCGCTAGTCTAAGTTAATTGCTTGCGAGATCAACTAGTGAATCTCAGGAGCATGTCATTTGTGTGTTTGCATTAAATGTAAAGCCTTTAATGTTCATCGTTGCAACAAACATTCACTGGTTTGAGATTTGCAGAAAGTAAAATTCTTTGACAGAAACGAAATGCTGGAAGTAAATTGACAAGGGAAAGGTAAATTGCAGAATTTAAAGGATCAGCGagttcattcgatcgaatgaaccatttaaaagaCAGGAATTATAAAGTGAAACGTAAATTGCATTGCACTTGAAATGTAAAGTTTACAGAAACTTAAAATGGTTCACAATCATACATTCTCCTTGCGTACTCGTTTCTCTCTGCGCTGGGTACTTTGAGTGTATAAGGATTTGTAGAAATGATTTGCGACCTCGAAATCTGACTAAAAAACtgctatatatagacattcGAAAATAAACTGCCCTAACGGTCGAAACACTATCCTAATGCCAAGTGTCCTGCTACGTACACCTTGCATGCACATAACTGCTCCTTAGAACGGTTATCCATATCGCTCGAAGTCGAACTAATTTTGTGAAGTTTTGTCAGAAATTGCGCTAAGTCCAGAAATCTTGTTGCCTTGACTTCGATTCGACCATACGCCAGCTCGATTCGCCCAATGGTTCGAAGCCCTCTTTCTTGTCTTAGCCTTATATTTTGTAAATACTTCCTTGAACCTGTGAATCCTTTTCAATagactcttctttcttttcgatTCAAACAGAATCCGACAAAATTCGTATTTAGAGCATATTTTTAGCTCATCAAAAATATGGGCTAACAGAAGGTAAATACATCTAATTAAGAACAGAACACttgtggaaaaataaaattgattgctGAAATCCAGGACTACCTTGTCTAACATTGGGTTTAATTTTGGGTGCAGTATGATTGGAGCTGCTACAATAAGTATTGGATTTTATGCTGTGATGTGGGCTCAGGCTCAAgatgaaaatatgataaatgagaAGAATGAGAACCATGATTTTGTCACATCTTCATCTCCTCTGTTGTAAACCTAAAGCATGGATGTGCGGTAAACCAGTTGTAATTGTAAACCATTTTGTAATAAACATGGATGTGCATTTTCATCAAGCTTTTTGAGGCAAAGGTAGAAATTAACATTCAAGTCTCAAGGTGGAAAAAGCCAAGCCAGTTCTTCCGAGGCCAAGGCAACTTTAATAATGAAGGAGCTAGAGGACCAAGACCTCAATGTCAGATGTACGAAAGATTAGGACACACTGCACTAGTGTTATATCTTCTATTGGATCCACAATATCAAGTAGATCTGAGATATGGAAATAATTCTACTAATAGAACTTCATTAGCAAAAGCTAGTTACTGAATTGGAAAAGACCGAGAGCTACACAGACTCAAAGTTATCCGCTACTGTATATAGGGTTGACAACGGATAAGACATTATAGTATTTGTTCCTTTATTCGTGTTGGAAAAAATATTCATCCTCATATAGATAGCAACTTTAATTAATTCCTATCTCCCTCACACATGGCATGCTAGACTTAGTCATGTTTCTTTCCGCAATATATCTCTTGTACGGAGGAAGTGTAATATCTTTGCATATAATCATACTTAGTCATGTTTCTTTACATATTTTGCAGTAACCATGAatggtgtgacaccctctacccctcacatatatattaataaggaataaaaaattcaaatattaattaaaagtatttttaaaacatttttttttaaacaagtcaTTTAAAGGGGAAAAAGACtcacatttattttcttctaaatcatattcaaacttgtccaaataaataataaagtattctcgactcaacaaggtcgtctaagcttcatacaattaatatagaacatatatcctaatgtcacatcctatcagagcgttgtgttcccgtgtcctctaacatgaggttcttcatagtcatccacctattcatctgtttccccgaacacaagttcaagatcatcacaggatccaaacacaacaacacatagggagtgagttatcgcattcctagctaatagaaaaacaagacaattaaatatacatattatataaatgagataccacttgcttaaacatagctcacgtaacttcaccacttcgtcattcaaaattcacttttcaattatcaatcacgTTACACAAGAATCtcacacttcgatcaagatataataacacatcaattagcaatcatatgcaatagttatgctaagactcaatcctatatgcaatgtggtaccatgtcagtgaaaaactaccctgaggcgcttaggagtacataacaagacacaccacacaatatTTAACTTGATATTTTAAGcttctttaataaaatataaatctcAAGAGAATATACTTTTTAACGGTGTTATTAATCTTTCATTCACGCGTGATGCACACTAACACGATGTGATATAATTTCCAGTTCACTCTAGAGGTTTAATTTATGATTCatgagtaaaaaatatatttgttgagAGATGCTAACAGCTTAATTAATCTTAAATGTATCTTAATATCTTAATGAATTAATCGttaatttttaacaaagaaTACTTCGAGTTCACCCAAAAATTCATGTGTGGTTTATGGTTagtcgattttttttttatataactaataaaACTGCGTTGATCAAGATAATTTTAGTtagttgttttttatcttttttttaaattggcCGAAAAGATTATTTGATGGTCaagtaaataagtttttttaataatttttaatgatttttaaaatgttacttgaaataaaattttatttttttatattttttatttttatcctgaatatatttatttaatttttttattactctttttaaataaataataattttattattttttaactattttacaatttttaaatactttagcCGTTAGTTTAaccaaacatttattatttgttgaGCATGAGGGATTAAGATTATAGTCATTCCTCCACCTGACTCAATTCAATATTGATTTTGATAGACTTAAGTTTTACAAAATTAGACTTAGACACTTAGTGTATTTTGAGGAAAAATTCAGATTAAACATTAGATTATCTTAACCTGATTTAATGccatattctttaaaaaaagtataaatatttttgaataattgagtattaataaaattttgtataacaCAAACCATTCTCAATTGAACATGCACACAGCACAGTTTTTGCAGTTTACTTTAGAGTtcaatttatcttattttaaaaaaggcgttaattttttttttctcaaagacagtttttttgaatgattatttcccctaaaaataatatttcctaAACATATAAaagtcatttattttgttttccacCTCTGTGAAGACTTGGGTTATCAAGGACTATCCTGAAGAGTTAATAGTAACAATCTGCTTGAAATCCTATCTGCCATACTAGTTCTCTTTGCAGAGGGAAATCCAAGAGCTTGGATTTACTCAGATTTGATAAGGAGTTGATAGCTGTAGTTCCATTATGTCTTGATTAGATTTGTATAGACAAAATCAAAGCTCTTCAAAAACTCAGAAGAAGTCAAGCCAGAGGCAGAGGTGGAAGAAGTCAAGCCAGTCCTATTGAGGCAGAGGCAAATCTAATAATTatagagtaaaaaataatttaatttgataagaaAGTTTCAAACACATACTACTAACCAGGGGTTGAGTATATATAGTGGAAGGGTCTAATATTCCAAAACGTGACAATTGAAGGTTTCAATCCTTGCTGAAAGAACTATTCACACTTAGTATATAATAGTCTCCCGAATAGGATTACTttcccaaaaaacaaaaaaatatgtttctcaAAATTAATTACCTTActcttaaatttttgttttttttataaaatttgtttatattagtttttttctttgtctaatttattttttacattcaatttggttctttattcttttaagtttatttaagtctttaattttttaaattgattcgatttagttctttattttttaaaatcatttgatCTTGtcgtcaaaattaatttaaatagttttgttatctaaattttatcctCTTGTTTAATTATGTGTTTTGTAGCGGTTTAAAACCATCACTTAGacaatataatcaaattaaatcgatttaaaaatttatataattaaattaaacataaaaaataaataagaggatcaataagttaatttaacctataaaaaattttaaaaaaaaaacacgcaactaaacatttttttaaaatactaaaaaatgaaactcctaatcctaattttaaaatttgacttaaaaaatataattgaacacattaaaatgatcttttgataAAAGGGGAcaactttatttaaaatttatcaaatggtaatgatttttgaattaatttttaaatgtgagTAAGACCGAGGATTCTCATTACTTTGGTGTaagaagttataaaaaatttcaagacttttattttattagtgaagtcataaaaaatttcatgacagttattttttatttttttaatttagtaatgTAAATTCATTAATTTCCAACTACTCTAACGTTgtacaatgttattttttaaaacaacaaccactctaaaatcatttttaattctattacttctatatatttgttttgataaaaaaaatgacttcaAAATCGtcgaatatatatattaacttctTATATGAATAAAGTTGCTTATTATAtaatacataatataatataaaaaaacacattactTCTATTAAGGGTTCAtcaatttctataaaataaagacTATAATGCTACAGTATTAATTATAGTCTTTAGAGTAAAAGTAATTcatacttaattatattttaaaccaTAATGCTAcagtagaataaaaaaaaacattggacGATTTTAAAGTGGTTGGAAATTTATGACTTTACattattaagtaaaaaatttacttcaagAAAATAACTCCACAAAAGTCCTTAAACTTTTTACGATttcactataaataaataaaaaaacactaaaagcaCATTTATGACAATAAACCTATCCATCTACTTCTTATCTAAATTGTACTAAGTGGCGTGTTGGGTGGAACAGAGAATGTTATGGTTTTAATGGGTCTTTTGACCAAAATCAAAGGAGAGAATTTTATTTGGAATTTATTAACCATAGATTATTCTTAAATAAGAATAAGTTATGGGGATGCTAAGACTAAGTCGTAAGAAGTCATAAAAAATttcaccttttattttttttatttagttttaatgaaataataaaaataaagcattTTTTGTGGTTAAGATTTCATGTAGTTTGCTTTTTATTCATGCTATAGTCGAAGAGACC contains:
- the LOC100813533 gene encoding uncharacterized protein is translated as MPPSRNKTMKLYIAASDKTIGSMLAQEDDDGVEHAIYYLSRVLNDAETRYTAIEKLCLCLYFSCAKLKQYIKPVDVYVYSHYDIIKHMLSKPILHSRIGKWALALTEYSLTYKPLKSVKGQIVADFIVDHSVIEMPQDYVDTEPWILYFDGSKHKHGTGIGVLIISPNKVPTKFKYKIKGLCSNNEAEYEALITGLEILISLGARNVNIRGDSELVLRQLTQEYKCVNEHLAKYFVIASSLLNHFDYINIEHIPRQENQEANDLAQIASGYKMSKEKLTQLIEIKDKLVLPEPLSTKLPMPKLVGASTPQNNEDESMDDLQEKIQILAIDNMLDNDWRKSIVEYLENPIGNVARKVKYRALNYVVMGNDLFKKTAEGVLLKCLSESEAYLAVSHVHSGACGSHQAGHKMKWLLFRQGLYWPSMLKDCIEFAKGCQECQKHAGIQHVPASELHSIIKPWPFRGWALDLIGEIKPASSKNQRYIIVGVDYFTKWIEAVPLPNVDQEAVISFIQNHIIYRYGIPETITTDQGSVFTGRKMQEFAQETGFRLLTSTPYYAQANGQVEAANKIVINLIKKHIAQKPRNWNKTLDQVLWACRNSPKESTNTTPFRLTYLQSARVQKQMDIPIDHYWKMMSDELVDLDEERLRALEVLTKQKERIAKAYNKESEVKNF